One genomic window of Wolbachia endosymbiont (group B) of Eucosma cana includes the following:
- a CDS encoding TIGR02217 family protein translates to MKNFNRKPIALFRQVEKSTKLSKFLSKNLNSVYSQRLEKLFKKFNAQKTKKSNSLNELKEAYPKKLKIGASISEGDCFFDSVAQGLNELNIKPGHRFTAKSLREDCENYARANANSWVYNKITEDAEEGGYFVGEGNLDSKVIAKERNSEDEKGISAQTDWCKDEEIITKYTEEEFFSWLLEEYREDREGKILEILKSRYGTDDDLLLDEYETSKDKEEEISEDEEEISEDEEEISEDGKEKGEKVTIKPDNSNSFSKYLNNIKNMSTETNSLAIWGRPEIEGRMICEKYEVELYIYSIDEESQKVTVTKITAHDDDPAVFIQDIGLNQLEIDSSKKTVGVVNYMRHFVPLLSKIPSDITENQSVSNEEIFGEVTEASASEQPVRQKSSTSEPIFSNKSTPIFDQSEQKPLKERAADRSINESNSQNYEAMLEKTHNKTCENTAKILSETSKDMKKNSSEEILEIGKRVPASDQSEQEEQYNIRTSKSAIVQDHETQKERINTSASEPIHTDTVITISHQQGQETQQEATEKKLINSCYRREAIYSIAAVITAIAFTASAIAAIFTQPIPLACLAGVALVVSCVCVYQLMQSHNDIHELKSEPKEAIGFRFKDWSDFTVINQEIGIGDDKKTIFQLMKTYISGKDKHTRTIKKPVHDTIKIYLDGEKTEKYSVNYSTGEIAFMKPPAKGTIITASFEFDVPVRFDTDYLNASIDNYGSNSWNNIPLVEVK, encoded by the coding sequence ATGAAAAATTTCAACAGAAAACCAATTGCTCTTTTTCGGCAAGTCGAAAAAAGCACAAAATTAAGTAAATTTTTATCTAAGAATCTAAACTCTGTTTATTCTCAAAGGCTAGAAAAACTATTTAAAAAATTTAATGCACAAAAAACAAAAAAAAGTAATTCATTGAATGAGCTAAAGGAAGCTTATCCTAAAAAGCTAAAAATAGGAGCTTCTATATCAGAAGGAGATTGCTTTTTTGACTCCGTGGCTCAAGGATTGAATGAGCTAAATATAAAACCTGGTCATCGTTTTACCGCAAAATCATTAAGAGAAGATTGTGAAAATTATGCTAGAGCAAATGCAAATTCGTGGGTTTATAACAAAATAACAGAAGATGCTGAAGAAGGAGGATATTTTGTAGGTGAAGGAAATTTGGATAGCAAAGTAATAGCGAAGGAAAGAAATAGCGAAGATGAAAAAGGCATATCTGCACAAACAGACTGGTGTAAAGATGAAGAAATAATAACCAAATATACAGAAGAGGAGTTTTTCAGCTGGTTACTAGAGGAATATCGTGAAGATAGAGAAGGGAAGATTTTAGAGATTTTGAAAAGTAGGTATGGCACAGATGATGATTTGTTACTAGACGAATATGAAACAAGTAAAGATAAAGAAGAAGAAATAAGCGAAGATGAAGAAGAAATAAGCGAAGATGAAGAAGAAATAAGCGAAGATGGAAAAGAAAAAGGAGAAAAAGTTACTATTAAGCCAGATAATTCCAACTCTTTTTCTAAATATCTAAACAACATTAAAAATATGTCTACAGAAACTAATTCTCTAGCTATATGGGGTCGTCCAGAGATTGAAGGTAGAATGATATGTGAGAAGTACGAAGTGGAGCTTTATATTTATTCAATAGATGAAGAAAGTCAAAAAGTTACGGTAACTAAAATTACAGCACATGATGATGATCCAGCAGTTTTTATACAAGATATAGGTCTCAATCAACTAGAGATAGATAGTAGCAAAAAAACTGTAGGAGTAGTGAATTACATGAGGCATTTTGTGCCACTTCTTAGCAAAATCCCTTCTGATATAACAGAAAATCAATCAGTTTCTAATGAAGAAATCTTTGGTGAGGTTACAGAAGCTTCTGCTTCTGAGCAACCAGTACGACAAAAAAGCAGCACTAGTGAGCCGATTTTTTCGAATAAAAGCACTCCTATTTTCGATCAATCAGAGCAGAAACCACTAAAAGAAAGAGCTGCTGATAGAAGTATTAATGAAAGCAATTCACAAAATTATGAAGCAATGTTAGAAAAAACACACAATAAAACTTGTGAAAATACAGCAAAGATCTTGAGTGAAACTTCTAAGGATATGAAAAAAAATTCCAGTGAAGAAATTCTTGAAATAGGTAAAAGAGTTCCTGCTTCTGATCAATCAGAGCAAGAAGAACAATATAATATCAGAACTAGCAAATCAGCAATTGTGCAAGATCATGAAACACAAAAAGAGAGAATTAATACCAGCGCTAGTGAGCCAATTCATACAGATACAGTAATTACTATTTCTCATCAACAAGGGCAAGAAACACAACAAGAGGCAACAGAAAAGAAATTAATCAATAGTTGTTACAGAAGAGAAGCTATTTATAGCATAGCTGCTGTAATAACAGCTATAGCATTCACAGCATCTGCTATAGCTGCTATTTTTACTCAACCAATTCCTTTAGCATGTCTTGCTGGAGTTGCTTTAGTTGTTTCGTGTGTTTGTGTATATCAGTTAATGCAAAGTCATAACGACATTCATGAACTCAAAAGTGAGCCAAAGGAAGCAATAGGATTTCGTTTTAAGGATTGGTCAGACTTTACCGTTATCAATCAAGAAATTGGCATAGGAGACGATAAAAAAACGATCTTTCAACTGATGAAAACTTACATAAGTGGAAAAGACAAGCATACACGAACTATTAAAAAGCCAGTGCATGATACAATAAAAATTTACCTAGATGGTGAAAAGACAGAAAAATATTCAGTGAATTATTCAACTGGAGAAATAGCATTTATGAAACCACCAGCAAAAGGCACAATAATCACCGCAAGCTTCGAATTTGATGTACCAGTACGATTTGATACAGATTACCTAAACGCTTCTATTGATAACTATGGCAGCAATAGCTGGAACAATATTCCCTTGGTGGAAGTGAAATAA
- a CDS encoding 2-oxoglutarate dehydrogenase E1 component translates to MLSLSCLYGDNAEFVEEMYSRYLQGDKSIGEDWYRIFSSNLEVNKAEACGAQHVTKVDDSVSSLANFFRSYGHFFADLNPLSPNVNKEIDYQKYLNISPAYDAGIYRDIYCKNIGFEFMHISSYEERVWLQEKIENQVYTLSPQDKKEILRHLIESEMFEQFLHMKFPGYKRFSIEGGESAIVAIERVISDSAAFGIEEIVLGMAHRGRLNVLTKVMGKDYAAMLSEFQGNLAYPSGLEVSGDVKYHLGYSSDRALAGGKKIHLSLCPNPSHLEAVNPVLAGRVRAKQNTRSVLGISIHGDAAFIGQGVVAETLTLSNIEGYKVGGIVHIVINNQVGFTANPRCARSSFYCTDVAKSIEAPIFHVNGDNPEAVSFAASLAMEYVQKFKKDVVIDIICYRKYGHNEGDEPNFTQPLMYKAISRHKTPGTIYEEKLAAEKVLISDEVSKLRSEFRVRLDKSLAESVAYTPKKADWFDGVWSKLRRAKLNDLSEYYTDSGVSPDELKKLGVHINSNIPSNFNFNNKVRRILDGRIDSINSGSNIDWATAESLAFASLLREGIGVRLSGQDSGRGTFSHRHSRLVDQATEEEFIPLNNISEKQARFEVIDSALSEYAVMGFEYGYSLDSPYSLVLWEGQFGDFANGAQIMIDQFIASAETKWLRSSGLVLLLPHGYEGQGPEHSSARIERFLQLCAEDNMQVVNCSTPANYFHVLRRQINRDFRKPLVVFTPKSLLRHKSAVSNLSDFEGKFLTVIPECRKGLVASDKIRKVVICSGKVYYDIIEMLEAQKINDIAVVRLEQFYPFPADKLGSELEKYKNAEITWCQEEPKNMGGWFFVNPLIEEVLSGLNAQAKRPKCIARPAAASPACGYANVHAQQQAEILKQVAQAQLYKH, encoded by the coding sequence ATGCTAAGTCTAAGCTGCCTTTATGGTGATAATGCAGAGTTTGTAGAAGAAATGTATAGCCGTTATCTGCAGGGCGATAAATCAATCGGGGAGGATTGGTATAGAATTTTTTCAAGCAATTTAGAAGTTAATAAAGCGGAGGCCTGCGGTGCACAACATGTAACTAAGGTGGATGATTCAGTTTCTAGTTTAGCAAATTTTTTCAGATCTTACGGTCATTTTTTTGCGGACTTAAATCCATTATCACCGAATGTAAATAAAGAAATAGATTATCAGAAATATTTGAATATCTCTCCAGCGTATGATGCTGGAATCTATAGAGATATTTACTGCAAGAATATCGGTTTTGAATTTATGCATATTTCCTCTTATGAGGAAAGAGTTTGGCTGCAGGAGAAAATTGAAAATCAGGTCTATACGCTAAGCCCTCAGGATAAAAAAGAAATACTGAGGCACTTGATCGAATCTGAGATGTTCGAGCAATTTCTCCATATGAAATTTCCTGGATATAAGCGTTTTTCTATCGAAGGTGGGGAGTCAGCCATTGTTGCAATTGAAAGAGTTATTAGTGATTCTGCAGCTTTTGGTATTGAAGAAATAGTTCTTGGTATGGCCCACCGAGGACGGCTCAATGTTCTAACCAAAGTGATGGGAAAAGATTATGCGGCAATGCTGTCTGAATTTCAAGGTAACCTTGCATATCCAAGTGGTCTTGAGGTGTCTGGTGATGTCAAATATCACCTTGGTTACTCTTCTGATCGAGCACTTGCTGGTGGTAAAAAAATACACTTAAGTTTATGTCCTAACCCATCTCACCTTGAGGCGGTAAATCCGGTTCTAGCTGGAAGAGTAAGGGCAAAACAAAATACGAGATCTGTGCTTGGAATATCAATTCATGGTGATGCAGCTTTTATCGGGCAGGGAGTGGTTGCTGAAACTCTGACTTTGAGCAACATTGAAGGTTATAAAGTTGGTGGTATCGTGCATATTGTCATCAATAACCAAGTTGGTTTTACTGCGAATCCTCGTTGTGCACGCTCTTCTTTTTATTGTACTGATGTAGCAAAATCAATAGAAGCTCCAATATTTCATGTTAATGGAGATAATCCAGAAGCCGTGAGTTTTGCCGCGAGTTTGGCAATGGAGTATGTGCAGAAATTTAAAAAGGATGTGGTGATTGACATAATATGCTACCGCAAATATGGCCATAATGAAGGCGATGAACCAAATTTTACTCAGCCACTTATGTATAAAGCAATATCAAGGCATAAAACTCCGGGAACAATTTACGAAGAGAAGCTGGCTGCAGAGAAAGTCCTAATTAGTGATGAAGTAAGTAAATTGCGCAGCGAATTTAGGGTAAGGTTGGATAAAAGTCTTGCTGAGTCAGTGGCTTACACTCCAAAAAAAGCTGACTGGTTTGATGGAGTGTGGTCGAAATTAAGAAGAGCAAAGTTGAACGATTTGAGTGAATATTATACGGACTCTGGTGTTTCACCAGATGAGCTAAAAAAATTAGGTGTACACATAAATAGCAATATTCCAAGTAATTTTAATTTCAATAATAAAGTCAGAAGAATACTTGATGGTAGAATAGACAGTATAAATTCCGGTAGCAACATAGACTGGGCAACTGCTGAAAGTCTTGCATTCGCATCATTGCTTAGAGAAGGAATAGGAGTGCGCTTGTCAGGACAAGATTCTGGTCGCGGCACCTTCTCGCACCGTCATTCAAGGCTTGTTGATCAAGCAACGGAGGAAGAGTTTATTCCACTAAACAACATAAGTGAGAAGCAAGCTCGCTTTGAAGTTATAGATAGCGCACTCTCTGAGTATGCTGTGATGGGTTTTGAATATGGATATAGCCTTGACTCTCCATATTCACTGGTGCTCTGGGAAGGGCAATTTGGTGATTTTGCAAATGGTGCGCAAATCATGATCGACCAGTTTATTGCATCAGCAGAAACAAAGTGGTTGCGATCAAGTGGTCTAGTTTTACTTTTGCCTCATGGTTATGAAGGGCAGGGGCCTGAGCATAGTTCTGCTCGTATAGAGAGATTTTTGCAACTCTGCGCAGAGGATAATATGCAAGTAGTTAATTGCTCTACTCCAGCAAATTACTTTCATGTTTTGCGCCGACAAATTAATCGAGATTTTCGTAAGCCTTTAGTGGTGTTTACACCTAAATCACTATTGCGTCATAAAAGCGCAGTTTCTAACCTTTCTGACTTTGAAGGAAAATTTCTTACGGTAATTCCAGAGTGTAGAAAAGGTTTAGTTGCAAGTGATAAAATACGTAAAGTTGTAATATGTAGTGGTAAAGTTTATTACGACATAATTGAAATGCTTGAAGCACAAAAAATAAACGATATAGCAGTAGTGCGTTTAGAACAATTTTATCCATTCCCGGCCGATAAACTAGGCAGTGAACTTGAAAAATATAAGAACGCTGAAATTACATGGTGTCAAGAGGAACCAAAAAATATGGGAGGATGGTTCTTTGTCAACCCATTGATAGAAGAGGTATTGTCTGGCCTCAATGCTCAAGCAAAAAGACCTAAGTGCATTGCAAGACCTGCTGCTGCATCTCCTGCATGTGGTTATGCTAATGTCCATGCTCAACAACAAGCAGAAATTTTGAAGCAAGTTGCACAGGCACAACTGTACAAACACTGA
- a CDS encoding IS3-like element ISWpi17 family transposase (programmed frameshift): MATKKYEPELKAKIALEAIKNQKSTAEICSEYKIPSTNLYDWRDRVLARLKDLFVEESESARKQRILAQEIESLHKVIGELTVENSYLKKKFTEISKKDRVRFIEKDSDLSIRKQADLLGICRSSLYYRPIINNESEVANLIQEVYLASDCRYGYRKITAEIIASGVVVNHKKILRIMKKMKISGLYCRKRCNTSIKEKKHKIYPYLLKDLIICRVNQVWATDITYIMVEGKFIYFVAIMDLYSRYIIAHSLSPYLDAGFCLYTLKEALKQGKPEIFNSDQGVQFTSYNFIMELERANIKISMDHKGRCFDNIFVERLWRTLKQEAIYYYRPNSIRDLNLIINDFVAWYNYRRRHQTLHYKVPADLYYHKQ, translated from the exons ATGGCAACAAAAAAATATGAACCAGAGTTAAAAGCAAAGATAGCTTTGGAAGCAATAAAAAATCAAAAAAGCACAGCTGAGATATGTAGTGAATATAAAATACCATCAACAAATCTATATGATTGGCGTGATAGAGTATTGGCAAGGTTAAAAGACCTATTTGTTGAAGAAAGTGAAAGTGCGAGAAAACAAAGAATCTTAGCGCAAGAAATAGAAAGTTTACATAAAGTAATAGGAGAATTGACAGTGGAAAATAGCTATTTGAAAAAAAAAT TTACTGAAATAAGCAAAAAAGATAGAGTAAGGTTTATAGAAAAAGATTCTGATCTGTCAATTAGGAAACAGGCTGATTTATTGGGGATTTGCAGATCTAGCCTATATTATAGGCCTATAATTAATAACGAAAGTGAAGTAGCAAATTTGATTCAAGAAGTATATTTGGCTTCTGATTGCCGTTATGGATATCGTAAAATTACTGCTGAAATCATAGCGAGTGGAGTAGTAGTCAATCACAAAAAAATCTTAAGAATTATGAAAAAAATGAAGATTAGTGGGCTGTATTGTAGAAAAAGATGTAATACAAGTATTAAAGAAAAAAAGCATAAAATATATCCTTATTTACTCAAAGATTTGATTATTTGTAGAGTTAATCAGGTATGGGCTACTGATATAACATATATTATGGTAGAAGGTAAGTTTATCTATTTTGTGGCAATAATGGACTTGTATAGTCGCTATATTATTGCTCATTCATTATCACCATATCTCGATGCTGGATTTTGCCTTTATACTCTCAAAGAAGCTCTAAAACAAGGTAAACCTGAGATTTTTAATAGTGATCAGGGGGTGCAGTTTACTAGCTACAACTTTATTATGGAATTAGAGCGTGCTAATATTAAAATCAGTATGGACCATAAAGGACGTTGCTTCGACAATATATTTGTTGAGCGCTTATGGAGAACTTTAAAGCAAGAAGCTATATATTATTATAGACCAAATAGTATCAGAGATTTAAATCTTATAATAAATGATTTTGTTGCTTGGTATAACTATAGAAGGCGACATCAGACTCTACATTATAAAGTTCCTGCTGATCTTTATTATCATAAACAGTAA